From the genome of Flavobacterium ovatum, one region includes:
- a CDS encoding HAMP domain-containing sensor histidine kinase — METLNQFSKLFLLEIRNTMGLLFWGNLVLAALVFTFRFALFSKDSQRHLLVFGFSKIFQTLAWMAFFLRTNTVTFNAIIILIPNTLIFASYYLESIAMLMLVKGSSKKAYRIQTILFALGLLSFYYVVWIQSASNILVSLASLNIFLLLIIPALRFLTETRSSLFKKILGFNYIILLVVLIFRMIYPLIKTSTTLYSVDVTQKIIFLIVFLMMMISGVGYLLLLQEEKEIQIKKLLEDKDKFFSIIAHDLRGPFNGIIGLSELLLEKDNQLEPKETNEFIHLIHQSSKNTFSLLENLLTWAKSQTGSLEFSPVQLEISAITNKTISLLANIAKSKNITLRSEIVGNQYVVADKNMLETIFRNLITNALKFTEADGEVRISIKKEKNQTIFSIKDNGIGIAPQKITNLFAINYRKNTLGTNDETGSGLGLMLCKDFVEKHNGEIWVESEVGKGSEFKFSIPDTFD, encoded by the coding sequence ATGGAAACCCTTAATCAATTTTCGAAATTATTTCTATTGGAAATTCGCAATACAATGGGATTGTTGTTTTGGGGAAACTTGGTTTTGGCTGCGCTTGTTTTTACTTTTCGATTTGCACTTTTTAGCAAGGATAGCCAAAGACACTTATTGGTATTTGGATTTTCCAAAATTTTTCAAACTCTTGCTTGGATGGCTTTTTTTCTAAGAACAAATACGGTTACATTCAATGCAATCATTATTCTTATCCCTAACACACTAATTTTTGCCAGTTATTACCTAGAGTCTATCGCTATGTTAATGTTGGTTAAGGGTAGTTCTAAGAAAGCGTATCGAATACAAACCATTCTTTTTGCACTAGGTTTATTGAGTTTTTATTATGTTGTTTGGATACAATCGGCAAGTAATATTCTTGTTTCATTGGCTTCATTAAATATTTTTTTACTGTTAATTATTCCGGCTTTGCGATTTTTAACAGAGACGCGCAGTAGTTTATTCAAAAAAATTCTAGGGTTTAATTATATTATTTTATTAGTAGTCTTAATTTTTAGAATGATTTACCCACTTATTAAAACATCAACTACTTTATATTCCGTAGATGTAACGCAGAAAATTATATTCTTAATTGTGTTTCTTATGATGATGATTAGCGGAGTGGGTTATTTGCTTTTATTACAAGAAGAAAAAGAAATACAGATCAAAAAACTACTTGAAGATAAAGACAAATTCTTTTCTATTATTGCTCACGATTTAAGAGGTCCTTTTAATGGTATTATTGGTTTATCAGAATTGCTTTTGGAAAAAGACAATCAATTGGAGCCAAAGGAAACTAATGAATTCATTCATTTGATTCATCAATCCTCAAAAAACACTTTCTCACTTCTAGAAAACCTGTTAACTTGGGCGAAATCTCAAACAGGAAGCCTAGAGTTTAGTCCAGTACAATTAGAAATAAGTGCCATAACTAATAAAACAATTAGCCTATTGGCTAATATTGCCAAAAGTAAAAATATTACACTACGATCTGAAATAGTGGGTAATCAATATGTGGTTGCTGATAAAAATATGCTTGAAACTATTTTCCGGAACTTGATTACAAATGCACTGAAATTTACGGAAGCTGATGGTGAAGTTCGGATTTCGATAAAAAAAGAAAAAAACCAAACTATATTTTCCATAAAAGACAATGGTATTGGAATTGCTCCTCAAAAAATAACGAATCTATTTGCTATTAATTACAGGAAAAATACTTTAGGTACAAACGATGAAACGGGATCAGGATTAGGATTAATGCTGTGTAAGGATTTTGTTGAAAAACATAATGGTGAAATTTGGGTAGAGAGTGAAGTTGGAAAAGGAAGTGAATTCAAGTTTAGTATACCTGATACTTTTGATTAA
- a CDS encoding DUF1501 domain-containing protein, whose protein sequence is MKRRSFIKTSAIATIPLALNGVPIMASSNLESNALDILANAALSCGKILVIIQMNGGNDGLNTVFPLDKWTNLNNARSNILMNQSSVLSLANNTTTGLHPGMSEMKNLYDNGKLMIVQGVSYPNPSYSHFRATDIWFTGSGSNQDLDSGWLGRALDKVYPNFPNGYPNGDMPDPLAIQIGSTLPFSLQGPTINMGYNAPDPNALLNVINQITDPAPNSDYGTELTFLRLMKDQSNVYRTAIQNAYNTTQSQSATYPSSNKLGDQLKIVAKLINGGLQTPIYIVNHPNTSDLHSAQVDTNDKTIGSHRNNLSVLSQAIGAFQQDLELMGKSDLVTGMTFSEFGRRIKSNASLGTDHGAGAPVFFFGAALNTSPTTVAGTAQPVPGMIGKSPNLPLNAAVNDQVEMQFDFRQIYSSIMQDWLCMTETQATEVLGANFAKIPIFKNSGLSTASFEEVSFMAVYPNPITDQIININFKDSLNGYVNLKLFSMQGTLVFQKPFNINGNFLTVPLENAIATGIYILEVEYNNHKFRTKVIIS, encoded by the coding sequence ATGAAAAGAAGAAGTTTTATAAAAACAAGTGCTATCGCCACTATCCCTTTAGCATTAAATGGTGTTCCAATAATGGCGTCCTCAAACTTGGAAAGTAACGCCTTAGATATCCTAGCGAATGCCGCCTTAAGTTGCGGAAAAATACTGGTAATCATCCAAATGAATGGCGGTAATGATGGTTTGAACACGGTGTTTCCACTTGACAAATGGACCAATTTGAATAATGCCCGTTCAAATATCTTAATGAATCAATCTTCAGTATTATCCTTGGCAAACAATACCACTACAGGTTTACATCCCGGAATGTCCGAAATGAAAAACTTATATGATAATGGTAAATTGATGATTGTTCAAGGAGTATCATATCCAAATCCGAGTTATAGCCACTTTCGTGCTACCGATATTTGGTTTACAGGTTCGGGCAGTAATCAGGATTTAGATAGCGGTTGGTTAGGAAGAGCATTAGACAAAGTCTACCCTAATTTCCCAAATGGGTATCCCAATGGCGATATGCCTGATCCGTTAGCAATTCAAATAGGATCTACCTTACCGTTCTCATTACAAGGACCAACTATCAATATGGGCTATAACGCTCCAGACCCTAACGCACTTTTGAATGTCATCAATCAAATTACAGACCCTGCTCCCAATTCTGATTACGGTACGGAGCTGACCTTTTTACGATTGATGAAAGACCAAAGTAACGTGTACCGAACTGCAATACAAAATGCGTATAATACAACTCAATCACAATCCGCAACTTATCCATCATCAAACAAACTAGGCGACCAATTAAAAATTGTTGCTAAGCTCATCAACGGCGGGTTGCAAACCCCAATTTACATTGTTAATCACCCTAACACTTCTGATCTTCATAGCGCACAAGTAGACACAAATGACAAAACAATAGGTTCCCATCGAAACAATTTGAGTGTATTATCCCAAGCAATTGGAGCTTTTCAGCAGGATTTAGAATTAATGGGCAAGTCGGACTTGGTTACTGGAATGACTTTTAGCGAATTTGGTCGAAGAATAAAAAGCAACGCCAGTTTAGGAACCGATCATGGTGCTGGAGCCCCTGTTTTTTTCTTTGGTGCGGCATTAAACACAAGCCCAACTACAGTGGCAGGAACTGCACAACCTGTTCCAGGAATGATTGGGAAATCTCCCAATTTACCTTTGAATGCGGCAGTAAATGACCAAGTCGAAATGCAATTTGATTTCCGTCAAATATACTCCTCGATTATGCAAGATTGGTTGTGCATGACTGAGACACAGGCAACAGAAGTTTTAGGAGCAAATTTTGCTAAAATACCTATTTTCAAAAATTCAGGTTTAAGCACTGCCTCATTTGAAGAAGTGTCTTTTATGGCTGTATACCCTAACCCTATTACGGACCAAATCATCAATATCAACTTTAAAGACAGCTTGAATGGTTATGTGAATCTAAAACTATTCAGCATGCAAGGAACTTTGGTATTCCAAAAACCATTTAATATCAACGGCAACTTCTTGACGGTGCCACTTGAAAATGCAATAGCAACAGGTATTTATATTTTAGAAGTTGAATACAACAACCATAAATTCCGCACAAAAGTGATTATTTCTTAA
- a CDS encoding DUF1800 family protein, translated as MSQTLNRRKLFNLVLRSFKSNQVKGDPLFEKYSRKVFNGRKYQSVTNLTARVAPVSSGLTAYSGTWGKSEALHLLKRTGFGYKKADLDNLLTMSMTNAVNTILTVDTTPPSPPINGYNNSFADENNLPYGTDWTNDILISGQGNTNRQRNLSLAQWTFGLTLNQDTSIKAKLALFWYHFIPVDFETVRVSSGIHSARLLYTFTKMYYDNPLMNFKTLIRTMATHPAMMYYLNNNSNSKTSPDENFAREIMELFTLGKDPLSQYNEVDVVQAAKVLTGWRVSNLTTTTPDTLFNSSLHETSNKQFSTFFNNTIINNAGASELDAFVDMIFSKSQVVSEYICRRIYRYFVYYDIDTTIESTIITPLAQTFVANNWNILPVLNQLFKSQHFYDMANRGVYIKSPFDLVIGSLRTFNLTYTVADPTNYEAQYKVWNYFNSTILIGLEQSIGAVPNVSGYPAFYQNPSFHEYWINSSTTQKRFDFLNKIFNGYNLTYNGLTTRIEVDLIAFIQQFSPTTCADPDLLVAECVNYLLPIDLSTTQKNLIKTQSLLSNQTTNSYWTTAWNLYLSDTSNTTNKNSVKTRLKNLLVTITQLAEYQLM; from the coding sequence ATGTCACAAACTTTAAACCGCAGAAAACTTTTTAATCTAGTACTGAGAAGTTTCAAATCCAATCAAGTGAAGGGAGATCCTTTATTTGAGAAATACTCTAGAAAAGTTTTTAATGGTAGAAAATACCAAAGTGTGACTAACTTAACTGCTAGAGTAGCACCTGTAAGCAGTGGTTTGACTGCATATAGTGGCACTTGGGGGAAGTCCGAAGCATTGCATCTCCTGAAAAGAACTGGGTTTGGTTATAAAAAAGCGGACCTAGACAATTTACTTACCATGAGCATGACCAATGCTGTTAATACTATTTTGACGGTTGACACAACTCCACCATCACCACCAATTAACGGTTATAATAATTCTTTTGCCGACGAAAATAATTTGCCCTACGGCACTGATTGGACTAATGACATATTAATAAGTGGTCAAGGAAATACAAATCGACAACGAAATTTATCTTTAGCACAATGGACATTTGGGTTGACCCTAAATCAAGATACCAGTATTAAAGCCAAATTAGCTTTGTTTTGGTATCATTTCATTCCAGTTGATTTTGAGACCGTTCGTGTCTCTAGTGGAATCCATTCTGCTCGATTGCTTTATACATTTACCAAAATGTATTATGACAATCCATTGATGAATTTCAAAACGTTAATACGTACCATGGCAACACATCCAGCCATGATGTATTATTTGAACAACAACTCCAATTCAAAAACTTCTCCTGACGAAAATTTTGCTCGAGAAATCATGGAATTGTTTACACTAGGGAAAGATCCCTTAAGTCAATATAATGAAGTGGATGTGGTACAAGCCGCCAAAGTCTTAACCGGATGGCGTGTTTCAAATTTAACCACCACTACACCTGACACCTTATTCAACTCTAGTTTACACGAAACAAGCAACAAACAATTCTCGACTTTCTTCAACAACACGATAATCAACAATGCTGGAGCTTCAGAATTAGATGCCTTTGTTGACATGATTTTTTCAAAATCACAAGTCGTATCCGAATATATTTGCCGTCGCATCTACCGCTATTTTGTGTATTACGACATAGATACGACGATTGAATCGACTATAATTACACCCTTGGCTCAAACATTTGTTGCCAACAATTGGAATATTTTACCTGTTTTAAATCAGCTTTTTAAAAGCCAACATTTTTATGATATGGCAAATCGTGGTGTGTACATCAAATCTCCTTTTGACTTGGTGATTGGTAGTTTACGCACTTTTAACCTCACTTATACAGTAGCTGACCCAACTAATTATGAAGCACAATATAAAGTTTGGAATTATTTCAACAGTACGATTTTAATTGGTTTAGAACAAAGTATAGGGGCGGTACCGAATGTATCTGGATATCCTGCTTTTTATCAAAATCCCTCTTTTCATGAGTATTGGATAAACTCCAGTACTACCCAAAAAAGGTTTGATTTTTTGAATAAAATATTCAACGGTTACAACCTTACCTATAACGGACTCACCACTCGTATTGAAGTGGATTTAATTGCTTTTATACAGCAATTTAGCCCTACAACTTGCGCCGATCCCGACTTATTGGTAGCCGAATGTGTGAATTATCTATTGCCAATCGATTTGAGCACCACCCAAAAAAATCTAATTAAAACACAGTCATTGTTATCTAATCAAACTACTAATAGTTATTGGACAACAGCCTGGAACTTATATTTAAGCGATACATCAAACACCACTAACAAAAATAGTGTCAAAACGAGATTGAAAAATTTATTAGTGACCATCACCCAACTAGCAGAATACCAATTAATGTAA